The following nucleotide sequence is from Trifolium pratense cultivar HEN17-A07 linkage group LG2, ARS_RC_1.1, whole genome shotgun sequence.
AAATTTACAATATATTTGTAGCACCTTTTATTAATCCACTACTAGATGGCTACATAAAGCTATGGAGTTTCATGATACGATTGATAAGCTATGCATTCAGTGCTGCTATGTTTATCTCCAAGATTATATTTAAGTAAAGGGTATTATTATATCTCACATCATTACCCATCATCATCCCTGCTGCGGTTCCACCATGTATCCAACAACGAGAGGGCAACAAAGGGTCCTATAACAGGAGGAAGTGGTGGAGGCCGGCTATAGGCAACTATTGGATCAGCCATCTCTTTAGAAGCTAGCCCCATTTCGCCAGATTCATTATTCTCTTGTTTCTTAGGTGTTAATGTCGCCAATATACCTATATCAATACAAAATAtcatttcaaaacaaaattttgtttcGATAATTATCTCATATTTGCAAACTAGACTTAGGACGAGTAAATTAATAGCCAAAGCTTATTATCTAACAAGGCCGGTTTCAATGAATACAAtttttacaatattagtatTAGGATCAAAGAGATTGCACATCACATACCCCGTGATCCATTCACTGGGTACATTAGCTTGTAACTGTTTTTCGCACGCAGCAGAAGTGCAACAAGCCCACGCATGAGCTTTATATACAGCTATATAGCTACTCACCTGCAATTGGAATAAAACAAACTTTAGATTTATGAGAAATGAGAATAAAAAACTCGGAGCACCTAAACACAGGAAAAACCCGCCAGAAGCTGTTTACAAAAGATTTTAATTAATGgcaatatatttatattatcatTGAATTGTTTCTCACGATTGAAATAAACTTATTTGAACATCGTAACACAATCAGCCTCAAAGCGAACCCTAAACAAAATTAACCTAATCTATGTAGCTGCATATTagtcggaaaaaaaaaatactgaagTAAGCAGTTTTAATAAAGCATCTAGTGTATGATTTTGAAATAGCAAACTAAGCAACTGTTAACTGAAAATGATTGATGAATTTGAACTTAAACAGAAAATATACAGTTTTCAGCATAACCTAATCTGTGATAGTGATCAAATAACaaacaattaatttatttgtttctacTTTCTAGCATCAAACCACACAATACTTAAGTTTTTTGATTAAGCATCTATTCTAGGATTTGATTATGAAAGATCAACCTAAGCAACCGATAGCAGTAACGATTAATTATTCAAAAACGATAAACTGAAAATAATTgatgaatttgaatttaaatagcATATACACAGAACCTGAAATAAATCAGAAACTATGCTACGAATGAAATTAACCAAATCTTATGATCAAAATATTAATCCGAATCCTTACAAAAGATGAAGTCTGAGTGGAGCAAAAGATCGGAGATGATAACTCAGAAGAACGAACTGTGAAGAAGAAGGAAGCGGTTATGGAAATGGAGAATTTAGATAATTCGCGAAGTTTCCCAACGGTTAACATAAATTGGATTGGGTTGCTACAGAAATTGGATTGGATCCATTAATCCAGAAACAAATTAGTACAAAATAGAGATTTTTTTGAGCTACTACATTCAGGGGGGGGGGgttcaaataaaaaaactaatcttAATAAAAAccacaattcaaataaaaaactacaaaaacCATTCTTATTAAATTTTGGATGTTACTactaaaattgaagaaaactgtatatataaattttaatatttatttaattactgATATGAGATATTACAGTAATCTCTAACTAGTTTATGAGTTAGTAGGAAGTCATTTGTGAAATtggaaattttgaaatttattttctttatatttttaatataacacAGTAGTCTTTTCCAAGAGTCACGGAAACATAAAGTCGAGCTGAGGGATACGGAAGAGAAGCGGATTCAACTCAATCTTAGAGATTCCTGGAATTTCTATGGATCGCGTTGGGGGAAATCTATCAAAGCTAGGCAGATGCTCACATCTTAGCAAGGACGGCTTCATCACACTCTATCTCTCAAGTTGTTCATAATTaccatatttgtatttttttttttgtttttgccaTGATATcgtatttgtattttatttgcCATTGATAATGAAATGAATCAGTCATTCAATAGTAAAAAAAGATATTAGTAATCTCTAACTTGTATATTTGTACTGTTTGAtttgttcaaaataaaattgatatgcGTTCCTTTGTAATGTtaatatgtattattataatatagtatttGTTGAACTTATTtaacttataatataatatgttaTTTGATATTacataaatatgaaattatgCATCAGTAACTAAAAATTTGTGACATACACCTTAAGCCTTAAGGTGTAACTTGCCAAGTTGTTACCTAGTTTCTTCCTTCTTGAGCAAATTTCAACAGAACACAACAGCTTTTGTAACTTACAATATTAAATTGGATTTCGAATTCGAAATGATTATCATTGTACATGGTTTAGGATTAGATTACAAGAAATGGAACTTTGTGTACTTTGCAATGTGACAAAGTTAATGGCCATACATTGTATACAAGGGGAATGAAGTACTACATCTTGTTCCATTCCATTCacacaaataagaaaaaaatttactGAGAGGCCGGATCCGGATTGAACTTCACTGATTCCCTCCAAATAAGCTCCTTAATGTGCTCTACAGTGCAAGATGGCTGCTCAAAATCAAAACTGAATGGCATGGGAGTAACTGGCTCATCATTGATGTCATGAAGTGATGATAGGTATGGGTGACATAGTGCCTCATCAACTGCAAATAAATCAAAATactacataaatataaaaaacgaGAGAAACTACATTATTCGATATTAGACATAAAAGTTAGTAATACCAGTTCGTTGCAcgagttagttagttagttacgcTAGTTAGTTGTTCTTTCCATTGgctatataatataaaagtcTTATGTATCTCTTGATTCAATTCATTCTATTAGCAATGATTTCTATTAAGAATAGTAATATACAATGAACAAGTTATTATACCTGTAATTCGTTTGTCGGGATCAAATATAAGCATTTTTTCTAGTAGGTCTAGAGGCTCAGCCGCTATATGAGGAAATTTTGCCGAAAAATTTTGCTTCCCGAATTGTGGAAGCTGTCTAAGATACCTTCTCGCATTTTCACTTCGGAGAAATCCAAGGCTCGAATCGTCAGGCGAACCTATTAACTTTTGAgcaaaaggaaaacaaaatgcATGTGGTGTGTTACAACATGTAATTAAACTATGCAAGAGATAGGCACTGTAATACATTAATACTTCAAATGGAAGCATCAAACTCATACCTCAGTTACAAGTCTTAGTTGATGAACATAATCTTTACCAGGAAACAAGGGTTCTTTGGTCATAATTTCAGCAAATATGCAACCAACCGACCAAACATCGATTGCAGAGGTGTATTCTGAACAATTAAGTAGCAATTCTGGTGCTCGGTACCATCTAGTAACGACATACTCTGTCATAAAATCAGTCTCAGATGTCGTCCTTGCCAAACCAAAGTCCCCAATTTTAAGGTCACAGTTTTCATTCAACAATAAATTACTTGGTTTAAGATCACGATGCAAGACATTAGCCGAATGCACATATTTCAGTCCCCTTAACAGCTGGTACATAAAGTACTGCAAAATTGATTCATGAAATGTGCTTAAAATACGAAGTCAAAACTTAGATCATTTGACCGTCTAGATATACAAGAAAATGAATGTGTAACTGCGGACAGTTCATTTCCGCAAATCTCCATTCACACTCAAAATGCTCATCAATTTACAATATCTTAGCAAATTAGCAAAATATGGTAAATGTTGATTACTTTGTAATTTGATTTCAGATATGAATGTAAAACAGAAAACCCAATAAGATGATTAGAGGGAAAGCATACCTGACAATGATCAAGGTTGAGAGGTTGATTAGAACGAATAATCTGATGAAGATCAGTGTCCATCAATTCATAAACAATGTAAACATCATTAAAAGAATCTTTTTGTGGAGGTCGTATAATATCCTTAATAGCAATAACCTGTGAACAAATTTCATCATCAGGACCTATTATttaacataataataaataagcaaaacaaaatgaaaagttaGAATACATTTTCATGATCCATGTGACGAAGGAGCTTAATTTCCCTCAAAGTCCTTTTAGCATCAATAATGTTGTCAAATGTATTGCCAATTTTCTTAATAGCAACTTCCTCATGTGTATCAGAATTAACAGCAGCACTGAAACGAAAGTAAAAAGAGCTTGTCATGTCTATATCTCGTAGTGATCGAATACGTGAATATAAACGAAAAAACatcttatgaacatgtcataagctgttttcaaaaGTTTTTGTAAATATTAGTAGATTAACTCAAACAAGTCAAACTAATCAACAATGGATGGGAGAAAGAAAAGGAAGGGAAGTTGCAAAAGTGAAACTAACCAGACGATTCCATAAGCACCTCTACCGATAGGGCGAAGGGGAGGAACATATTTTGAGGACACTTCAAACAAGTTTCCATACAAAGTGTATTGAACATATAGACCTTTGTGTGTCAAAACCTTCTTAAGTTCTCTCTCATGGTTATCTTTGCTTTTGCTACCCATCTTTCTATTCTTTCTTTAACTTTTATGATGCAAAATTTTGCTATCTTCAATTCTGTTGTCTTGATTCTCAACCTCTTCTCTATAAGAAGACTTTTATTTTCGAATAAGATAATAATTCATTTACAACTTGTTGGATGGATGCTTCATGCTTATGCTGATATTGATATTGTTGACATCGACACACCATGAGATAAGTTGATTAACTTACGTATTTCAATCCATCGTCTAGtgttacattaattaattaatataataataactagcTTCTAACATAAAAATTGACAATTTTGATTTTCAAGTGGTTATATAAGACCGGGTCCTCTAAAGGGTGGATCTTACACGTTTTATTCTGATTCCATTTTAGATTTAGTAGGTATTCCTTGTCAAGTGGCAACCCAAGTCATAACTATACTAGGTATTATTGAAAGCCGCTAGATTAGGTGACAAATAATTGACACAACTGTTGGCAAATTTATGAGATTCAGGGGGTTCACTTGGAAAATTTGAGAATGCTATAACCAATTTAATTCAgacttaattataagtaaacgtctattttttagatttatttaataatcGATGTACCTGATTTATATTATAGTCCAAGTACAATGTTATGGCCATTTAGTTAGTTATTACATCTATTTCaaatcataaataataaatcaatcaaaacatGTGTACATTTGTTATTTAAGTTACTCCTATATGGATTAACTTGCTTTCAATTTGtgaattatatatgaatttgagtctttcaaaaatattattgtAATTGAGATCCAAACAAATGTTGTTTTTGTCAAAGATCGAACTCTAGAATAGAACAAATGACGACCAAATACCTACCACTTATGACATTGAATTTTAGAAAACTATAGaaaacaaataagaaaaaagcTAGTGCCCCTAATTGAAGTTCTTGTTAAGGAACCTATATAGTAAAATAATCCTCAAACTTGTTTAATCTTAAAAACCTATTTAGATTCCTTAACTAAGTACCCGGAGCAATAATTAGCATTACACTATTTCTAATTTGATTTAGGTTAGAAAGTGTTTTGTCTGTTATTTACTAACAAACATGTCAAAAAAGAATACAACCACGTAGCATACCATAGAAGAATAGACAAGTGAGCCAATGTAATTGCATAATAGTTTTGGGCTTTTTTAGTTTCcaaacattttataaatgagcttaaaagtttaaaacattAGTTTCATATCCACATTATATTTTGACTTCTGTTAGATAATTTTCAAATTGTGTAAACAATTATTACTAATTTTGATCTTTTTAAAATCTCTAGCCGTTCCTAGTTAACTTCGTGATATACCATATCCATGAATTAAATCTATTTCCAGTCATGACAGTCACATACAAACTTTAACATATGACAAATATCAACTGCGTGTGACACACAACTTGATACTCCTTCACATATACACCACAACTATGAACAACTAGAACAACTATGAACCTTTCTTCTAGGGCACCACCGGGCATTCTTCCCACAAAGATATACATACAACATACCTAGATAAAGTTTACATGgtgtaataaaataattcatttaattttaaaatctcttGTACATTACTTATTATCCCCTCATTAGAAAAGTTGTACAAAAGGTTTAAGGGTGATCACTTAGTAAAAGAGTTTTAGTTTTTTCAGTCGTAACTCAACAACCAGCCATACAATTTCTGTGTTTACCAAAAACATATATGATTCATCATCCAAACATTAACATAATCATCGTCAACCTACTAGCAAAAACAATCAGTTCAAAATTCTCATTGCATGAATAACTGAATATTAAATAAAACGTCAGAGGGATCAAACAACTTTGGGTGGAGGGGAAATACTATAGAATCTAATAACATCCAAAACTGCATGGGCTGGAACAGAATAGCATTACATTTAAGCATCATTTGAACTAGTTGGTGCTCCAAAACCACCAGAACCACGACCAAAGCCAGGTCTTCCTCCAGGACCCTACAACAGAGTCCAAAGAATAAAAATTGATCAGGACAATATGATAATTGAATTCAATAAATGTGGAAAGCatgaataaaatttgaattacaAGGAAGCCTAAActtcaaattttataaatattccacGGAAAACATGAAACGGTGCTACTTAATTTGCAGAAGGTAGAGGCAACATAGTGTATGTACTTCCTACCAATACATAGGAGAACAAACATTGTACTCCCTCcattcttaaatataagcaaaagtcaaaatgtatttggctctaaatttgagccaaataCGTTTTGACTTTTGCTTACATTTAAGACCGAAGGGAGTATCACAGAATGAAACAAGACACAACTCCATTAATGTCATAAACatagaaaaaactaaaaaacaaaactttggATTTTGTGACATAACATTTAACTTGGTTTTTGCATATAAATAAATGTCATTCTAacattaaaatttgaacatgCATGACAAATCCACCCGTACAACACAATAATAACTTAATTTGATTACAGGGAACACAACCAAGACCCAAGTtatatttgaagttatgaaATGAGTATAGTTCCAAAGAAAAATTGCTACAACTAATTGCGAACATTTAATatgcaaaattaattaaaaacttaatattttagaTTGAGAAGTTTAACTAAATCGAATCCAAGACAACTGAACAATGAAAACTAGACTAAAAGCATGATAAAGAGGAAAACTATCAACCAAACAGTATTAATCAAAGATAATATAATATTGAGGTTCACAATATAACACCAACATTCACTCACCACGCATAACCATATAATTAAAGGAAATTAGCAGAATATCATTACCGAAACACACATTAAATCTAGGTGCTCCATTTATATAAACAAAACCAGTAACCAACAAAATTACCCCAAAGGAAGGTCTGTAGTCAGCTGGTGCTCCGCCTTTCTCTCCTCCAAATTCACCACCAGGTCCTCTGGGACCTCCACGGTATCCATCACGATCACCACCGAATCTCCTTTCACCATCAAATCTAGGTGGGCCCCTATTCAAATAcatttcatcaatcaaaatcaaaatcaaaaccaaaacaaaacatttAACAAAAAAACTCCGAAACAATATCGTTGAGATGAATTACCTAGGGCGATCACCAGGTGGACCGCCAAATGGCCTTCCAGCTGGCTTAGCCTGTTTCTTCAAAGTAGCTGGAACAATCTCAGATGGAAGATTGAGATAAGTCCTAAGGAACTCAATTCCATCATTGGTCAAAAACCAGTAATAGTGCATCCAAGCAAAAGTTTCCCTAACATATTCCCTAGATTTGAAGCTCTGCATAAGCTTAATCACTTGCAGATTTGGAACATCAATCTCAGGGTGCTTAGCCAAATTGTAATCCTTCTTTGCATAGCAAACTCCCTCTGAACAACAATACATCTCATCCAATTCAATCAAACActgaaaaacaaaatcacaacaAAACGAAACGAAACCCTAAAAAATCGAACAAGAATAACAAACCTTGGAAGAGGTATTTGGAGATCTCTCTACGGTTCTTCTCTGAAATGATctgataaaattaaaacaaaaaattgcatGAATATAGATTTGAAGAATATGATAAAATTTTCGAAATGAGTTTGAAAAGTAATTGAGAAGATGAGATTGGTACCATGGTTGAAATGTGCGATGCGGAGGCTGTAAACAGAGGAACGGCGATAAAACACTCGCACCCTTTTCTATCACTTAGCAGCCTGCAactaaaccctaattttctgTCTCTTTTTTATAATGGACTTTACGTCAATTGGGCCTTTTAATTGGGTTGGTGATGGCccaattttcaatttataaGTGGGATAGCTAACTCTTActgtatttatttaatttttttatattttattttttgtaaaaacaaaaacaagaatgatatttttgttagtaaaaacATTAtactcttttgttttttttggaaaaaaatgttACTATTTTCAACACTTTTATTGTGGGAAGTCggcatattttctttttatgagaAAAATTTAATGTAAAGAATGATGTCTTAGTCTAAGGGAGAAATGGCTCAaagattttttacaaaattatgtatatttatttctctttaaaGGTCGATGAGACTTGAACCCAAGATTTCTCGAAAGTCATTGCattctttatttatatatatataatttatttatagttttattaaatttatatgagatcattactaaaaaaaaattatgagatcGACATAACAAGGTGTTGCCTTCTACATTGCCCAAATTGCTAT
It contains:
- the LOC123907981 gene encoding mitogen-activated protein kinase homolog MMK2-like; translated protein: MGSKSKDNHERELKKVLTHKGLYVQYTLYGNLFEVSSKYVPPLRPIGRGAYGIVCAAVNSDTHEEVAIKKIGNTFDNIIDAKRTLREIKLLRHMDHENVIAIKDIIRPPQKDSFNDVYIVYELMDTDLHQIIRSNQPLNLDHCQYFMYQLLRGLKYVHSANVLHRDLKPSNLLLNENCDLKIGDFGLARTTSETDFMTEYVVTRWYRAPELLLNCSEYTSAIDVWSVGCIFAEIMTKEPLFPGKDYVHQLRLVTELIGSPDDSSLGFLRSENARRYLRQLPQFGKQNFSAKFPHIAAEPLDLLEKMLIFDPDKRITVDEALCHPYLSSLHDINDEPVTPMPFSFDFEQPSCTVEHIKELIWRESVKFNPDPASQ
- the LOC123911314 gene encoding uncharacterized protein LOC123911314; translation: MRGLVALLLRAKNSYKLMYPVNGSRGILATLTPKKQENNESGEMGLASKEMADPIVAYSRPPPLPPVIGPFVALSLLDTWWNRSRDDDG